One Setaria italica strain Yugu1 chromosome I, Setaria_italica_v2.0, whole genome shotgun sequence DNA window includes the following coding sequences:
- the LOC101754634 gene encoding 7-deoxyloganetin glucosyltransferase, with translation MGSLGGAAQSKPHAVCLPYPAQGHITPMLNVAKLLHARGFDVTFVNTEYNQARLVRTRGAAAVAGVPGFRFATIPDGLPPSEDDDVTQDIPSLCKSTTETCLGPFRRLLAALNDPATGHPPVTCVVSDVVMGFSIDAAKELGLPYVQLWTASTISFLGYQHYRLLMTRGLAPLKDVEQLTNGFLDTPVEDVPGLRNMRFRDFPSFIRTTDPDEFMVHYVLKETGRSAGASAVIFNTFDELEGEAVAAMESLGLARKVYTLGPLPLLAREDPPTPRSSISLSLWKEQEECLRWLDGRDPGAVVYVNFGSITVMTNEQLVEFAWGLANSGRQFLWIIRRDLVKGDSAVLPPEFLAATADRGLMASWCPQQEVLNHPAVGAFLTHSGWNSTLETICGGVPVISWPFFADQQTNCRYQCSEWGVGMEIDSNVRRDAVASLITELMEGEQGKEMRRKAREWRDKAIEAAKPGGASQRNFDDLVRDVLLPKN, from the exons ATGGGTTctctcggcggcgccgcgcagAGCAAGCCGCACGCCGTGTGCCTGCCGTACCCTGCGCAGGGCCACATCACCCCGATGCTCAACGTGGCCAAGCTGCTCCACGCCCGGGGCTTCGACGTCACCTTCGTCAACACCGAGTACAACCAGGCCCGCCTCGTCCGgacccgcggcgccgcggccgtggccggcgTCCCGGGCTTCCGCTTCGCCACCATCCCGGACGGCCTACCCCCGTCGGAGGACGACGACGTCACGCAGGACATCCCCTCCCTCTGCAAGTCCACCACGGAGACCTGCCTCGGCcccttccgccgcctcctcgcggcCCTCAACGACCCCGCCACGGGCCACCCGCCCGTCACCTGCGTCGTCTCCGACGTCGTCATGGGCTTCTCCATCGACGCCGCCAAGGAGCTCGGCCTCCCCTACGTCCAGCTCTGGACCGCCAGCACCATCAGCTTCCTCGGCTACCAGCACTATCGCCTCCTCATGACCCGTGGCCTCGCCCCGCTCAAAG ATGTCGAGCAGCTGACGAACGGATTCCTTGACACGCCGGTGGAGGACGTGCCGGGGCTCCGGAACATGAGGTTCCGGGACTTCCCGAGCTTCATCCGCACGACGGACCCGGACGAGTTCATGGTGCACTACGTCCTCAAGGAGACGGGGCGCTCGGCGGGGGCGTCGGCCGTGATCTTCAACACATTCGACGAGCTCGAgggcgaggcggtggcggcgatggaGTCGCTGGGCCTGGCGCGCAAGGTGTACACGCTGGGCCCGCTCCCGCTGCTGGCGCGCGAGGACCCGCCCACCCCGCGCTCCTCCATCAGCCTCAGCCTGTGGAAGGAGCAGGAGGAGTGCCTCCGGTGGCTCGACGGCAGGGACCCCGGCGCCGTCGTCTACGTTAACTTCGGCAGCATCACCGTGATGACCAACGAGCAGCTGGTGGAGTTCGCGTGGGGGCTTGCCAACAGCGGCCGGCAGTTCCTGTGGATCATCCGCCGCGACCTCGTCAAGGGCGACAGCGCCGTGCTGCCACCGGAGTTCCTCGCCGCGACGGCCGACCGCGGGCTCATGGCGAGCTGGTGCCCGCAGCAGGAGGTGCTCAACCACCCGGCCGTCGGCGCGTTCCTGACGCACAGCGGCTGGAACTCCACGCTGGAGACCATCTGCGGCGGCGTCCCCGTCATCAGTTGGCCCTTCTTCGCCGACCAGCAGACCAACTGCCGGTACCAGTGCAGCGAGTGGGGCGTCGGCATGGAGATCGACAGCAACGTCCGCCGCGACGCCGTGGCGAGCCTCATCACGGAGCTCATGGAGGGGGAGCAGGGGAAGGAGATGAGGAGAAAGGCTCGGGAGTGGAGGGACAAGGCCATCGAGGCGGCCAAGCCCGGCGGCGCGTCCCAACGCAACTTCGACGACCTGGTCCGCGACGTGCTCCTCCCCAAGAACTAG
- the LOC101755049 gene encoding EPIDERMAL PATTERNING FACTOR-like protein 1, whose product MAVSSPRRALLAAVFFGFLLAAATCIRTATFSSSQNLAEDKSRLGSTPPSCHNRCSACNPCTPVQVTTVPGLGRSARVTDDTVAAFSRYSNYKPLGWKCRCDGRLYDP is encoded by the exons ATGGCCGTGAGCTCACCTCGCCGGGCACTCCTCGCGGCCGTGTTCTTTggcttcctcctcgccgccgcgaccTGCATCCGCACGGCGACCTTCTCCTCTTCGCAG AACCTGGCGGAGGACAAGTCGCGGCTGGGGTCGACGCCGCCGAGCTGCCACAACCGGTGCAGCGCGTGCAACCCCTGCACGCCCGTCCAGGTGACTACCGTGCCGGGGCTCGGCCGCTCGGCCCGCGTCACCGACGACACGGTGGCCGCCTTCTCGCGCTACTCCAACTACAAGCCGCTGGGGTGGAAATGCCGCTGCGACGGCCGCCTCTACGACCCCTAG
- the LOC101755456 gene encoding protein EXORDIUM, whose product MVCRVLVAAVVLMSLAQLSVGSRRLMELYIPPASDQLTYHHGTVLSGDIPVSVLWYGRFTPAQKSIVSDFLFSLTTAPGAATPSVGQWWGTIDQLYLSSAATNGAGPATPTRVLLDAQVSDEARSLGNSLTLAQIEELAARAGGKKGGIALVFTDKDVAVEGFCSSRCGKHGADTKSAYIWVGNSVKQCPGQCAWPFAQPQYGPQGKPLVAPNGDVGMDGLVMVLATMVAGTVTNPYGDAFYQGPKEAPLEACTACPGVYGSGAYPGFPGNLLVDQTTGASYNANGVNGRKYLLPALYNPATSTCSTLV is encoded by the coding sequence ATGGTGTGTCGTGTGCTGGTAGCGGCGGTGGTACTGATGAGCCTGGCGCAGCTCTCCGTGGGGAGCAGGAGGCTGATGGAGCTGTACATTCCCCCTGCGAGCGACCAGCTCACGTACCACCACGGCACCGTGCTCAGCGGCGACATCCCGGTGTCCGTCCTCTGGTATGGCAGGTTCACGCCGGCACAGAAGTCGATCGTCTCCGACTTCCTCTTCTCGCTCACcacggcgccgggcgcggccacGCCATCCGTCGGGCAGTGGTGGGGCACCATCGACCAGCTGTACCTGTCGAGCGCCGCCACGAACGGCGCCGggccggcgacgccgacgcgcgtGCTCCTCGACGCGCAGGTGTCCGACGAGGCGCGGTCGCTGGGGAACTCGCTCACGCTGGCCCAGATCGAGGAGCtcgcggcgcgcgccggcgggAAGAAGGGCGGCATCGCGCTGGTGTTCACCGACAAGGACGTGGCCGTGGAGGGATTCTGCAGCAGCCGGTGCGGCAAGCACGGCGCCGATACCAAGTCCGCCTACATCTGGGTGGGCAACTCCGTGAAGCAGTGCCCCGGGCAGTGCGCGTGGCCGTTCGCGCAGCCGCAGTACGGGCCGCAGGGGAAGCCCCTGGTGGCGCCCAACGGCGACGTCGGGATGGACGGCCTGGTGATGGTCCTCGCCACCATGGTGGCCGGCACCGTCACGAACCCCTACGGCGACGCGTTCTACCAGGGCCCCAAGGAAGCGCCGCTGGAGGCGTGCACCGCGTGCCCGGGCGTCTACGGCAGCGGCGCCTACCCGGGCTTCCCCGGGAACCTGCTCGTCGACCAGACCACCGGGGCCAGCTACAACGCCAACGGCGTGAACGGGAGGAAGTACCTGCTCCCGGCCTTGTACAACCCGGCGACTTCCACTTGCAGCACCTTGGTGTAG
- the LOC101755869 gene encoding protein EXORDIUM, whose product MAATRAKAVVFALVVLLVCSAQQSMGARRRMELYQPNPADMLSYHNGQVLHGDIAVSILWYGQFTQVQKTIIYDFILSLTMMPQAASPSVAQWWNTMDQQYLSKAVQATPNAAGEAKKTQVLLANQVSDDNCSMGKSLTLAQVTALAASAKPKKGGVALVFTAQDVTVEGFCMSQCGLHGSDANSGTAYVWVGNSATQCPGQCAWPFHQPEYGPQGPPLMPPNGDVGVDGMIVNLASEFAGVVTNPFGDAYYQGSSDAPLEAATACPGQFGSGSYPGYAGNLKTDQASGASYNANGAQGRKYLLPALFDPSTSACSTLV is encoded by the coding sequence ATGGCTGCAACTCGTGCAAAGGCAGTCGTGTTTGCTCTAGTGGTGCTGCTTGTGTGCTCCGCCCAGCAATCCATGGGGGCAAGGAGGCGCATGGAGCTGTACCAACCCAATCCGGCTGATATGCTCTCCTACCACAACGGCCAAGTGCTCCACGGTGACATTGCCGTGTCCATCCTCTGGTACGGTCAGTTCACGCAGGTGCAGAAGACCATCATCTACGATTTCATTCTCTCGCTGACGATGATGCCCCAGGCCGCCTCGCCGTCGGTTGCGCAATGGTGGAACACCATGGACCAGCAATACCTGTCCAAGGCGGTGCAAGCCACACCAAATGCCGCCGGGGAGGCCAAGAAGACCCAGGTGCTCCTCGCCAACCAAGTGTCCGACGACAACTGCTCCATGGGCAAGTCCCTCACCCTGGCGCAGGTCACCGCTCTGGCCGCGAGCGCCAAGCCCAAGAAGGGCGGCGTCGCGTTGGTCTTCACGGCGCAGGACGTCACCGTGGAGGGCTTCTGCATGAGCCAGTGCGGCCTGCACGGCTCGGACGCCAACTCCGGCACGGCCTACGTCTGGGTCGGCAACTCGGCGACGCAGTGCCCCGGCCAGTGCGCGTGGCCTTTCCATCAGCCCGAGTACGGCCCGCAGGGCCCGCCACTCATGCCGCCCAACGGCGACGTCggcgtggacggcatgatcgtcAACCTGGCGAGCGAGTTCGCCGGCGTGGTGACCAACCCGTTCGGTGACGCGTACTACCAGGGCTCCAGCGACGCGCCGCTGGAGGCCGCCACGGCGTGCCCGGGACAATTCGGGAGCGGCTCTTACCCGGGATACGCCGGCAACCTGAAGACCGACCAAGCGAGCGGTGCCAGCTACAACGCCAATGGCGCGCAAGGGAGGAAGTACCTGCTTCCGGCGCTCTTCGACCCTTCCACTTCTGCTTGTAGCACGTTGGTGTAG